The segment GTAGGGGTACTGACCCGAAAAAAACAGTTGAGCCGGAACCAAGGACGTCCAAAAATAAGGACGAGTTTGGGAAGGCTACCGAGGAGAGGAGCACGGAACAAGCCAAGTAAGtagattaaatattataatcgGTATGCGTGTTTTAGTTGTGGGAGTGAATGTGGAGagtgtaaattgcacgatggCGGTATTTAAGGAACTCAGATGTCTACAGATGAATCTGGACAGAAGGCGGGTTGCTACCGACTTGCTGTACCAGACGATCAGAGAACAGGGCATTGATGTCGTTCTGGGGCAGGAGCCTAACCAAGCCCTGAAGAATGTCATCAGGGATAGTGACGATGGAGCGTTCATTTGGCTTAAAAGCGGGATGAGGGCGAAATCGATCCACAGGGACCGAGAGTTCGTGGCGGTGGAACTGGGCCGATTTACGCTGGTCTCGGTATACTTCTCGCCGAATAAGACCACAGGTGAGTTTGAGGCCATGATTGATCGGTTAGATAATTTTGTAGGAGGCATGGACGGCAAGAGAGTCCTCATAGCTGGGGACTTTAATGCGAAAAGCCAAATGTTTGGTTCTGGCGTCAAGAATGCCTACGGGAGAGTCCTGGAGGAATTCGTAGGAGCGAGAGAGCTGACTCCACACAACAACGGGGGAGACTGGACGTTCGGCAACAAGAATGGAAGATCTGTTATAGACATAACCATGAGTGGCGCTATCGTAGCGAGCATGGTGAGTCAATGGCAGGTCGAGCGGGACGTGTTGAGTGGAAGTGGATACAGATACATAACCTACAGAATTGTAGGGAGTGGAACCGAAATTCAAGGAGTGAAAGATGGGAGAAATAGGAAAGGATGGATCGTGACCCAGAAAGGAATTGGTAAGTTGAATAAATACGTTAACGAGCGTGTTTTAGGGAGGGTAGAAACTGAACCTGATCAAATAGTCAAGGAAATTGGGGAAGCCTGCGACCGGTGCCTACTCAAGAAGAGTGGAAAAACAGGGGGCAAGAAGGCTGTCTACTGGTGGAACGAAACAGTAAGTACGTACAGGAAAGAATGTTTACAGGCCAGACGAAGGATGACGAGGATAAAGGGAGCCAGAGAAATGAACGAGGAGAGAAGGACAGCAGAAGACGAACTTAGAAGAGCCAAGAAGACCCTCAAGGATTCCATTCGGAATGCCAAGAGGGACGCATGGAAAAGCTGTGCGATGAATTGGAGACGAACGTCTGGGGTCTCGGCTAAAAGATTGTGGCAGAGAAGCTTGGGCGTCTGAAACCAAGCCACTTGGCGGAGACCGACATGCTAAAGTGCGTGGACGTACTCTTCCCGAGAAGAGACAGATTAAAATGGGACAGGATTGTTGTAGGTGCCGAGAACGTGGAACGGTTTTCGGCAGAGGAGGTTCGACAGGCGGCCAGGGAACTTGGAAGCCGAAAGGCCCCAGGGTTGGACGGAATTCCCAATGAAGTCATTAAGACCTACCTTGGGATTAAGCCCCAAGGGATGGCAGACTGTGTCACGAACATCTTGGTGACAGGGCAATTTCCGAAAATGTGGAAAAGGGCCCGGCTAGTTCTGGCGGAGAAGCCGAAGAAAGACCCGACAGCGAGGCGTCGTATCGTCCCATCTGTGTCATCGACGGGCTCGGGAAGGTCGCGGAGAAAGTGGTCAAGACCAGGCTGATGGCGGAGGCCATCGAGCGTGGAATGCTTGATCGAAACCAGTTCGGTTTCTTGAAGGGTAGGAGCACTATCGACGCAATGAGGGCCGTAATGAAGGTCATGGAGAGGATTAAGGAGACGAGGTGCACTCATGCAGAATTTTGTGTGATGGTAACTATTGACGTTAAGAATGCGTTCAACTCTGCACCATGGGATCTCATAGTTGAAACACTTAAGAGGTCCCAGGTTAGCAATTATGTTGTAGGTGTGGTACAATGGTACCTGGACGAAAGGACGGTGCAGCTGCCTAACGGAGATGTAAGGGAAATGTCGTGTGGGGTACCGCAGGGGTCAGTGTTAGGCCCCGTATTGTGGAACCTCTATTACGACGAACTGCTGAAGCTGGATTATCCGAGGAGCGTCACACCAGTGGCCTATGCGGATGATCTGGCACTGGTGATTACTGCCAGGAGCAGAAACACACTGGAGTTGAGGACCAAGGAAGCCATGGAGTTGGTCATTGACACGTTCAGAGCTAAAGGGCTCTGTATGGCGTCCGAGAAGACCGAAATGGTGTTACTCGCTGGGAGACGTAAGCTCACTAATATGAGTTTAGTTGTAGATCGTTTCAGGTACGAGACGACTACTAGTATCTGTTCGAAATTTAACGTAAAGATGGTTTTTAATTGAGTGTATGGGCTGGGCGAGGGTAAAATGTACCCTTTCTGGTACGCCTCTGGTAGCATGCTATCGGGTATGCCAGAACTCGCTATCCTGATTTGGCGGCATCAAAATTGCCCACAAACGCCTTTGTCGGCAATGGATTTCTAGTCCATGTGATTACGATAAGGCAATGATAAGTGCCGATTTTTCTTTGGCACACTGCTATCTTAAGTTATTGTTGGTATTAGAATTAGCTAGTTGTGCGGTTTTGCGTTAGCAGGTGAATCCAGGACAGGGTACGCCTATGTCTATCAAATCATATGTTAGTATTTAAGAttggaaaactgaaaaatcgctctcttttttcttctgctGGTCTCCAACACAGAAGTTGTGCGTGTTAAAGATacgttataaaatatatttttaccgtAGAGAAAGAAGCAGCATAtaattaattccaaaattaCCTAAGTAATTTTACAtggtccttcgagccggattTTCCGGATTTAATTATCAGTCAAACAAGTAAAGTGAATAAGTGCCTATATGTTCGAGCTAGATGAGAAGACAAATAAAGTGGTGAGTTGAGTAACTCTATCCTTTTTCCTTTGTTTCCAAGCATTTATTTTCCAAGTTGTGTATTTCATTATTGCCTTATTTGcctattaaaaattctattgttCATTCATAACATCAGTTACGGAGTTTAGGGcgtattgcaaaatttaaaaaaatgaatacacTAAAGAGGCAAAGAGGTTCTGTAAAAGCTAGCCTgactaattttgcaaaatacatTAATGATAACTTTAAAGATAACACAGGTATATcgtatcaattaattttagaattagAAACTCGTCTGAATAATATTGAGgttaatttactacaaaaatttggcgatattcAAGATAGCATTGAGTCAACATGCGAATTAGCCGAACTTGATCAGGAATATTTAGAACGGGGCGAGTTTGAAAACAGCTATTATGCAGTGATCTCTTTAGcaaaaaggtatttggagGACAACAAAGGCAACGATAGTAGCAATAAAAGTTCTGTGAAAGATTCTCAAAACTCGGTCTGTGGCAATCATAGCCAATCTGTAAAACTGCCAGATATAAACTTGCCTATATTTGACGGTGCATTGCAAAATTGGCTTGAATTCAGGGACGTTTTTGAGTCTCTTATCCATAAAAATGAGTCACTATCGGACATTCAGCGGTTTCATTATTTGAGAGCTTCCGTGCGCAATGAACCTATTCAATTAATATCAACCATAGAGTTTACGTCCAACAACTACAACGTTGCATGGGAGCTATTGGGAAAACGctataataatgataaattattGATACACAATCATATGAAGAATATTTACAACATAGAGGTCATGAGTAAGGAGTCAGCCAAATGCATGCgtgcaattttgaataatgtaGTAAAAAATATGCGTGCGTTGAATCAGATAGGGTTACCCACAGAATCATGGGATGTCCCAATTGTATATTTGTTAAGCACTAAATTGGATAAATTTACTGCTAGAGAATGGGAAACATTTAAATCAAAGGCACAATCAAATCCTTCTTTAGAAGATTTCAAAAGATTCCTGTCTGCCAAGGCGGAACTTTTAGATAATTTGGAACAAGTTCGAATGGAAAAGCAAGTCGGAAATTTTAGAGGTCTACTttctgtaaataataatacacaaaattcaaatttggctGATAGCAAGTCATCAAAGTGTGTATATTGTAAAGGTGACCACTATATTCAATCGTGtccttcttttttaaaaattccagttGAAAAACGTGGTGAGAAAATCATCTCTCTAAAATTATGTTTGAATTGCCTAAAGTTCGgtcatttcaataaaaattgtcgaAAACCAACATGCAAAAAATGTCACCATAAACATAATACCTTATTacacattgaaaaaattaatctacAAGTACCTTGCGATAAAGGCCAAGATTATAATGTTGGCGAAGAGTGCTCATCTTCTTCCTTGGGTAATGTAAGGGAAATAAACAACAATTCTGCTAATTGTGACATAAGCGATGTATTATTATCGACGGCTCACGTTTACATTTTAGAccgatttaataataaacataacaTTCGGGTAATGTTAGACAGTGGATCTCAGTCGAGTTTCATTACCGAAAGCGCCTGCGACAAACTTCAGCTGGTTAAAGAAAAGATTAATGTCTCATTAAACGGTATAAATAATTCCCTTTCAATGATAAGCTATAAATgtaacacaaaaatattttccaaggtAGGTgagttttcagaaaaaatttcTTGCTTTGTGATCCCTAAGATTACGGGACCCTTACCAAGCACGTTGATAAATACCAATCAGCTGACATTGCCCAGTAATTGTAAGTTAGCAgatcctgaattttttaagccTCAGCAAGTTGATATGTTGATTGGCTCGGATCTGTTGTGGAATTTGTTATACGATGAAAAAATCTGTCTAGGTGTTAATTTGCCAACCTTACAAAGCACAAGGCTTGGTTGGATTGTGACCGGCCCTGTCGAGAAGCTGAATAAGACGACGCTTGTAAGttgttgtttaattaataccgaaactcaaattaatcagcaaaTTCATAATGATTTAAGAAGGTTTTGGGAGATAGAAAATATCGACGTTGCGGAGAAAAAATTATCTGAAGAAGAATTAGCGTGTGAAAAGCACTTTGTGGATACTACAAGGCGGAATgaagatggttcatttgtggTTAGGCtacctttaaaattgaaagctTCAAAACTAGGTAGTTCATTTGAACAAGCTAAGAAACGGTTTTTAAGTCTTGAACGCAAAATGCGTGGCAATGATAATTACAAAGGGCTATACCACGATTTTATGAAGGAATACATAAATTTAGGACATATGACTAAAATCCCCGATTTCAATGCCACTTCGTCAGGCGACTATTTTATGTGTCATCATGGCGTATATCGAGAAGATGCCATCACGACTAATCTTCGTGTCGTTTTTAATGCATCACTGCCAAGTTGCACAGGATTTTCCTTAAACCACATTCAGATGAATGGCCCTATAGTACAACAAGATTTGTTCTCAATTCTAATTCGATTCAGACAgcataaattcgttatttCGGCCGACTGTACAAAAATGTATAGGTCCGTGTGGGTTTCTCCAGAGGATAGGCCACTACAACGTATCTTATGGCGCTTCAACCCTGAAGAGCCGTTAAGTTGTTACGAACTAAATACAGTCACGTATGGTACTACGTCGGCATCCTTTCTCGCGATTCGGTGTTTGTTTCAGCTAGCTCTTGACATTGAAGGCACTTTTCCCGATGTAGCCGAGATTATTAAAACTGATTTCTACGTCGATGATCTACTTACAGGAGCCGATACCGTGGAAAACGCAAAACGAATATGTGAATTAGTGTTTGAAACCCTCCGACGAGGTGGTTTTATTTTGCGAAAGTTCTATTCCAATGATCCGACTATTTTAGAAAGAATTCCTGATAATGATCCCTTATCCAAAATTGTGGAATTCGGTGAAAAcggcgaaaaaaaaacactgggTCTGATCTGGACCCCTAGTCAAGATAAATTAATGTATAAGGTGAATAACATAGGTCATTCTAAGAAAATTACTAAGCGAACAATATTATCTGAAAGTGCAAAAATTTTCGATCCTTTGGGATTAATAAGCCCATGCGTAATTGTGGTAAAAATCCTTCTCCAGGGCCTCTGGTTAGAAAGGCTATCATGGGATGATCCAGTGCCCCATAATATTGCTGTGATTTGGTCCGATTTCACGTCCGACTTAGACATTTTGAATGAACTTAGGATAGAACGCCATATAGGTTCTGAAGAGTCAAGGTTCGTTGAAATGCATTGTTTTTCCGACAGTTCAGAAAAAGCATATGGTGCTTGCATTTATCTCAAGTCTATGAACGAAAATGGGGACATAAAGGTATGTCTTGTAGCGGCCAAGGCTAAGGTTGCACCTTTACAAACTGTGACTTTACCTAGGTTAGAACTTTGCGGCGCTCTGATAGCTTCTAGACTTGCAAAGAAGGTTTCAAAAGCATTAAGgttgaatgtaaaaaaaacatatttttggacaGATTCAACAATCGTCTTAGGATGGGTAACGACTGctccaaacaaattaaaaacctttGTAAGTAACAGAGTTTCCGAAATTCAAGAAATCACTAAGCAGGATACGTGGAGGCATGTCCCAGGTGAATGCAATCCAGCGGACTGTCTATCCCGTGGCATAAGGTGCTccgaaattaaaacattaaaaatatggtgGCATGGACCGCAGTTCTTGAGCTTGCCTGAGAATGAATGGCCAACGACTCCTGGGAAAAAGTGTGATTTACCTGACTTACGtaaaatcaaaacatattGTGCCTCCAATTTAATGGAAAGGGAAAACAATTATGTTGTATCAAGATTCTCTGAATTGATGAAGTTGAGAAGAATAACAACCTTAATGCGCAGATTTGGGCACAATTGTCGACAAAAATCAAGTGAGCGTATCTATGGTCCATTgacgaaaaatgaaattgatcattcctttaaattacTATTAAGACATGTGCAAGAAAATTGGTTTCCTGAAGAATTTGCACAAATAAAAGCTAATAAGTTAAAAACAtccttaaaaattcttaatttaaagCCTTTCGTTGATGAATTTGGGTGCTTAAGGGTTGGTGGAAGACtagcaaattcaaaatttagctTTGAGAAAAAACATCCCTTAATATTGCCTGCACGACACCATCTCACCAAACTCATTTTTGTCCATGAACATGTGAAGTCATACCATTGTGGGCCACAGCATCTATTGGCCTCAATACGAGAGTCCTATTGGCCATTAGCAGGCCGGTCGTTAGCTAAGCAAATTGTACATAAATGTATAAAGTGTTTTAGATATAATCCCAAAGTATTAAAACCTATTATGGGAGATCTACCCGAACAGCGAGTAACACCCAATCACCCATTTGACGTTGTGGGCGTTGATTACGCAGGTCCCTTTTTGCTAAAGAATCGGACTGGTCGTGGCTCCAAAAATTCAAAGGCCTATATTTGcctttttgtttattttttgacaaagGCCGTTCATCTCGAGTTAGTAACAGACCTCACAAAAGAGGCATTTATTTTAGCATTACGCAGATTTTCTGCAAGACGGGGTAGGCCTTCCGTGGTCTATTCGGATAATGGCGGCAATTTTGTTTCGGCCTATTCCGAGTTAAAAGAGTTAGGCAATTTTATTAAGCAAAACAAGGTTGAATTAACCTCAAGTATATGTAAAGAAGAAGTCGAATGGCATTTCATACCACCTCAATCGCCGCATTTTGGGGGTCTTTGGGAAGCAGGGATTAAAAGTATGAAGGTCCATTTAAAGCGAGTGATTAGCAATACTCCATTAACGTTCGAACATTTCTATACACTGTTATCCGAGGTAGAGGCAATAATGAATTCACGTCCCCTTTCACCCTTATCCTCTGATCCTGAGGATCTCACTCCATTAACGCCTGGACATTTGCTCATCGGACGACAACTGGGTTCTTGGCTCAATGAAGATCTTAGGAGGTTACCCGTTAATCGATTGTCATTGTACCAGCACCTGCAGCAATTAAAACAACATCTCTGGACCAGATGGAGCAAGGAGTATATTGCCGAGCTTCAACAGCGGACGAAGTGGAAGCAGAACTACGACAGTCTGACCAAGGGTGCGCTAGTGTTGGTGAAGGATGACAATACCCCCCCTATGAGGTGGAAACTAGGAAAAGTGGTAGAAGTGTTTCGGGGAAAGGACAAGGTGGCGCGTGTTGCAGCAATAAAAACCCAATCTGGGTTGCTAAAGCgttgtttttccaaaatatgtcCTCTGCCATTGGACTAATGATTcgtattttttgtattattattattattattgttactattattaattttgtgtcTTGTATGTTACCTGTGTTAAGTTAAAAGCCAGAGCCTTTCAAGGCGGGCGGCATGTTCGAAATTTAACGTAAAGATGGTTTTTAATTGAGTGTATGGGCTGGGCGAGGGTAAAATGTACCCTTTCTGGTACGCCTCTGGTAGCATGCTATCGGGTATGCCAGAACTCGCTATCCTGATTTGGCGGCATCAAAATTGCCCACAAACGCCTTTGTCGGCAATGGATTTCTAGTCCATGTGATTACGATAAGGCAATGATAAGTGCCGATTTTTCTTTGGCACACTGCTATCTTAAGTTATTGTTGGTATTAGAATTAGCTAGTTGTGCGGTTTTGCGTTAGCAGGTGAATCCAGGACAGGGTACGCCTATGTCTATCAAATCATATGTTAGTATTTAAGAttggaaaactgaaaaatcgctctcttttttcttctgctGGTCTCCAACACAGAAGTTGTGCGTGTTAAAGATacgttataaaatatatttttaccgtAGAGAAAGAAGCAGCATAtaattaattccaaaattaCCTAAGTAATTTTACAGTATCAAATATCTGGGGGTGTGGTTCAGCAAAGACGCGAGGTTCGCCGAGCACACTCGACGAACAGCCGACAAGGTGGGAGGAATAATTCAAAAGTTGGAAGGCATCCTGCCCAGAGTCAACGGTATAGGATTCGAGAGGAGAAGGATTATAGTCATGGCGGCGTCATCGGCGCTACTGTATGCTGCGCCGGTTTGGCATGGAGTGTTGAGGATCAAGACGTACAGGGCCGTCCTGGAGCGGGCAAACAGAAGACTCGCGATCAGGGTGGCCTGCGCGTACAGAACGACCCCCTGCAAAGCGCTCTTGGCACTGGCCAAGATTCCGCCCATCAGACTGCGAGTGGAAGAGAAGAGAATGGTGTGGGAGAGAGGTAAAGGTTTTAGGAGGGAGGCCGGAGATTGGGTGATGAGTGAGTGGGAGAGTGAGTGGGGTGTGAATGATGGATGGATGAAGGTCTTCGTTCCAAGCATTAGGCGATGGGTGGAATGCAAATGGACGAAGACCAGGTACGAACTAACGCAGGTGTTTACTGGACACGgagtgttcgggaaatacttGCACAAAATAAAGGTTGAAGAGAGTGACGGCTGCTGGTTCTGTGAAGAGCCAGGAGTTGCAGACTCCCCAGAGCACACAATCTGGGGATGTCCAGAGTGGGAGACCGAACGGAATGAGGCCAGAGGAGCGGGACTCAACCTGGACCGAAGGACAATCGGCTATGAACTCGTAGAGAGTGTGTGTAAGTGGAGAGCGTTTGAGTGCATGGTCAAGAAAATCATGCGCAAGAAGATTAAGCGGGAATGGTATAGAAGGACAAGGACGGAAGCATAGAGAGTAGCTCTTACGACCGGGCGCCCCGAAGCAATGCCTACCAGGCGATGCCAAGGCCATAAGAAGagagggggtggttttagtgggtaggcgggcataggctcgaatcccacactacccgaccCGGAGCGGCCAGgtgtctttttgaagatttccacctcctcggacacaaaaaaaaatagaaatttaattataataaaatatgggtgtttgagcacataaatgaCCCTTTCTCAAGGAAACTTATCAAAACACAATTAAGTTAAGTATGCTAtcgtaaagagctcgtcgagctgatccgTTTCAGTCATTGTTGAAGgcacttggagctcatttaccgaagttattaagcttcagattttaaaaaaagtcacaaaatatgtgtatttgagaacataaatgaCTCATTAtcaagaaaacttaccaaaacaCAATCAAGCCGTGTGTGCCAtattaaatagctcgtcgggCTGATTCGTTTGAAACAATGTTGAAGccatttggtgctcatttatcgaagttattaagcttcacatgtaaaaaaagtcacaaaatatgtgtgtttggaCACATAAATGACGGtttatctagaaaacttgcCAAAACACAAACAAGTCGAggttgccatcttaaagagctcgtctgGCTGATctatttgagtcattgctgaagGCATTTGctgctcatttaccgaagatatTAAGgtggtcaattccgtgaaatcggcaagtTTAGTCGGGAATTGACCGAAAACCATGTTTTGGCGTT is part of the Euwallacea fornicatus isolate EFF26 chromosome 8, ASM4011564v1, whole genome shotgun sequence genome and harbors:
- the LOC136340756 gene encoding uncharacterized protein, with product MAVFKELRCLQMNLDRRRVATDLLYQTIREQGIDVVLGQEPNQALKNVIRDSDDGAFIWLKSGMRAKSIHRDREFVAVELGRFTLVSVYFSPNKTTGEFEAMIDRLDNFVGGMDGKRVLIAGDFNAKSQMFGSGVKNAYGRVLEEFVGARELTPHNNGGDWTFGNKNGRSVIDITMSGAIVASMVSQWQVERDVLSGSGYRYITYRIVGSGTEIQGVKDGRNRKGWIVTQKGIGKLNKYVNERVLGRVETEPDQIVKEIGEACDRCLLKKSGKTGGKKAVYWWNETVSTYRKECLQARRRMTRIKGAREMNEERRTAEDELRRAKKTLKDSIRNAKRDAWKSCAMNWRRTSGVSAKRLWQRSLGV